Proteins from one Oscillatoria nigro-viridis PCC 7112 genomic window:
- a CDS encoding O-antigen ligase family protein produces the protein MKTLYTILFTLSIILINPAGSSRGLIWTSPKVLIIWLIVGVNLALLWEQRKALTIPRQWKISLILWTIFLSIGAISTLQSPFPLTSFFGQDQMGDGWLYWLLIAAFTLSNSLLLTVQPQLINSQFQGLLIGGIILSLSIFPQIIDWRIDYTATMGQIIRADVNASSIFQGQQPIGLYSHRGHAAIVLALIIITAIFGWFSRFTATKLTVITLILTVPALLLTSTRSAILALMVASAYLLRGKYYKILAGIVPIAIIAIGIMTVSRPLDWSKPSIAQIMSSRSPMWTLSARGIKKHPLFGWGFDGFGIAYPYIRNPQVTPIVVNLDEFTYDYINIKGEISTREIPTYKAHNWILDTTLSVGIFGLVAGIALWGYYICLALNSSSLRGVEAVAIAYLIFTLTWFDCAQYAHIAWWTISLAAVKSACATRFSRFRAESGQLLITN, from the coding sequence ATGAAAACCCTCTACACCATTCTGTTTACTCTCAGCATCATCCTCATCAACCCCGCAGGAAGCAGCCGGGGCCTCATCTGGACTTCCCCCAAAGTATTAATTATTTGGCTAATAGTAGGAGTCAATCTCGCCCTCTTGTGGGAACAAAGAAAAGCCCTAACCATTCCCCGACAATGGAAAATCTCCCTAATACTTTGGACAATATTTCTCTCAATCGGAGCTATCTCCACTCTACAAAGTCCTTTCCCCTTAACCTCTTTCTTCGGTCAAGACCAAATGGGAGACGGCTGGCTCTACTGGCTGTTAATCGCCGCCTTCACCCTCAGCAACAGCTTGCTCTTAACCGTACAGCCGCAACTGATTAATTCCCAATTCCAAGGACTGCTAATTGGCGGCATCATCCTTTCTCTTAGTATCTTCCCCCAAATCATCGACTGGCGGATCGACTACACCGCCACAATGGGGCAAATTATCAGAGCTGATGTTAATGCCAGCAGCATTTTTCAAGGACAGCAACCCATCGGATTATATTCCCATAGAGGTCACGCAGCCATAGTTTTAGCATTAATAATAATTACTGCTATTTTCGGTTGGTTTTCGAGATTTACCGCAACTAAATTAACTGTAATTACTTTAATTTTAACTGTTCCCGCGCTGCTGCTAACATCTACCCGAAGTGCTATTTTAGCTCTGATGGTTGCCAGTGCCTATTTGCTCAGAGGGAAATATTACAAAATCCTTGCAGGCATTGTTCCGATCGCCATAATCGCTATTGGCATCATGACTGTCAGCAGACCCCTAGATTGGAGCAAACCTTCGATCGCCCAAATCATGTCCAGCCGATCGCCGATGTGGACGCTCTCAGCCCGCGGCATCAAAAAACACCCGCTATTTGGATGGGGATTTGACGGTTTTGGCATTGCCTATCCCTACATCAGAAATCCTCAAGTAACTCCGATAGTTGTAAATTTAGACGAGTTTACCTACGATTATATTAACATAAAAGGTGAAATCAGCACAAGAGAAATCCCTACTTACAAAGCTCACAATTGGATTCTGGATACAACCCTATCTGTTGGTATTTTCGGGCTGGTTGCTGGCATTGCACTTTGGGGATATTATATATGTTTAGCGCTGAATTCGTCGTCTCTGCGCGGTGTTGAAGCTGTTGCTATTGCTTATCTGATTTTTACTTTGACTTGGTTCGACTGCGCTCAATACGCACATATTGCCTGGTGGACGATAAGTCTCGCCGCAGTTAAATCTGCTTGTGCTACTCGTTTTTCTCGTTTCCGGGCAGAGTCCGGGCAATTACTAATTACCAATTAG
- a CDS encoding DNA-3-methyladenine glycosylase: MSANTQIVESFWLARPSTSVAPDLLGCTLVRQFPDGETMRGIIVETEAYGPGDPACHAYRQRTSRNQVMFGPPGMSYVYLIYGIYHCFNVVTDAEGVASAVLVRALQLDAVPQEFAGISDKKRSRLAAGPGKLCKVLEIDRTLSGFPLGAGQPLRLEHRSEHFQQAVEEGTINFVQTTRIGISQGIDLPWRWYVGNSTAVSQL; encoded by the coding sequence GTGAGTGCAAATACTCAGATTGTAGAATCTTTTTGGCTGGCGCGGCCATCTACCAGCGTAGCGCCAGATTTGCTGGGCTGTACTCTGGTGCGGCAGTTTCCTGACGGCGAGACGATGCGGGGAATTATTGTCGAAACCGAAGCTTACGGCCCGGGAGATCCCGCTTGTCACGCTTACCGACAGCGCACTTCTCGCAATCAGGTGATGTTCGGGCCTCCGGGTATGAGCTACGTTTACTTAATCTACGGGATATATCACTGTTTTAACGTGGTGACGGATGCAGAGGGAGTTGCTAGTGCTGTGCTGGTTCGAGCTTTGCAGCTAGATGCGGTTCCCCAAGAATTCGCTGGAATTTCCGATAAGAAGCGATCGCGCCTCGCCGCCGGGCCTGGGAAACTGTGTAAGGTACTGGAGATCGATCGAACTTTAAGCGGTTTTCCTTTGGGTGCAGGCCAACCGCTGCGGTTGGAACACCGGAGCGAGCACTTTCAGCAAGCTGTGGAGGAGGGTACAATAAATTTTGTGCAAACTACGCGGATCGGGATTTCTCAAGGAATTGATTTGCCTTGGCGCTGGTATGTAGGGAACTCTACGGCTGTGTCACAACTCTAG
- a CDS encoding pentapeptide repeat-containing protein: protein MKLNNLFTAALSIAGVFTAAKYLTFSNQQNQVKELLQTKQCPECNFSNANLKGLDLQGVNLQGANLEGANLSGAKLANANLKNANLNRANLTGADLGCAGITFNLEANEKEANMDFNVTAIPEQNNPENAVAGFNMKATERGATMRFNLIGCADLSNASLQEAKMPDGKIHP, encoded by the coding sequence ATGAAATTAAATAATTTATTTACCGCTGCATTGTCCATCGCAGGTGTATTTACTGCGGCCAAATATCTAACTTTTTCCAATCAACAAAACCAAGTCAAGGAATTGCTGCAAACCAAACAGTGTCCAGAATGCAATTTCAGCAATGCCAACCTAAAAGGATTAGACTTGCAAGGAGTCAATTTGCAGGGAGCAAACCTAGAAGGTGCTAACTTATCAGGAGCAAAATTGGCCAATGCCAACCTCAAAAATGCCAACTTAAATAGAGCCAACCTGACGGGAGCTGATTTGGGCTGTGCCGGCATTACTTTCAACCTTGAGGCTAATGAAAAAGAAGCCAATATGGATTTTAATGTCACCGCTATTCCCGAACAGAATAACCCAGAAAATGCAGTAGCAGGTTTCAATATGAAAGCAACGGAGCGAGGAGCGACAATGCGTTTTAACCTCATAGGATGCGCTGATTTATCAAATGCTAGCTTGCAGGAAGCTAAAATGCCAGATGGCAAAATTCATCCTTAA
- a CDS encoding DUF129 domain-containing protein codes for MIETLATGIAAAGSLLALGGLGLELNYRRTGSPNKLELTAGEWHLAVNEPNRYLLVGEMEFRNLTQRFEVMLPEVRAQVKLLSDGSLDGVTSQTKVIPCHKDAAARADDYWFGYIVKAQKNTKIKVSVDIQGQDLTKLQSAWVQVHFVTYGPGGRIPKVRNVVVPLQFPNSDTVPTARNVGVAEVLPIRTHILAELDNPVEIVKRYVLPRAQKGDIVALAETPLALMQGRYRHPSEVKPGWAAKRVCLFFLPTSSLATACGMQTLVDVVGPWRVVAAFAIGAAAKIFGKPGVFYQLAGEQARLIDDVTGTLPPFDQFIVLGPDNPQKVVEEIQRETGLAAAIVDANDLKAVKILAATSDLSVTFLEQALRSNPAGNADERTPVVLIRPLPQKS; via the coding sequence GTGATTGAGACTTTAGCAACAGGAATCGCAGCAGCCGGTTCGCTGCTAGCATTGGGCGGATTGGGCCTAGAGTTGAACTATCGCCGGACTGGAAGTCCAAATAAACTAGAACTGACAGCCGGAGAATGGCACTTAGCCGTAAACGAACCAAACCGCTATCTTTTAGTTGGGGAAATGGAGTTCCGCAACCTGACACAGCGTTTCGAGGTGATGTTGCCGGAAGTGCGGGCACAGGTGAAACTGCTGTCAGACGGAAGTTTAGATGGCGTTACTTCCCAGACAAAGGTGATTCCTTGCCACAAAGACGCAGCAGCCAGAGCAGACGATTACTGGTTCGGCTATATTGTTAAAGCCCAAAAAAACACAAAAATTAAAGTTTCTGTAGACATTCAAGGGCAAGATTTAACCAAATTGCAGTCAGCTTGGGTGCAAGTACATTTCGTCACCTACGGCCCGGGCGGCCGCATCCCCAAAGTCCGTAACGTAGTAGTTCCCCTGCAATTTCCCAACTCGGACACCGTACCCACCGCCAGAAATGTCGGAGTTGCAGAAGTCTTGCCGATTCGCACTCACATACTGGCGGAATTGGACAATCCAGTCGAAATTGTCAAGCGGTACGTGCTGCCGCGCGCCCAGAAAGGCGATATAGTCGCCTTGGCAGAAACTCCCCTAGCTTTGATGCAGGGACGCTACCGCCATCCCAGCGAAGTCAAACCAGGATGGGCGGCAAAGCGAGTGTGCTTGTTTTTCTTGCCCACATCGAGTTTGGCCACGGCTTGCGGAATGCAGACGTTAGTTGATGTAGTCGGCCCTTGGCGCGTAGTTGCGGCATTTGCGATCGGCGCTGCGGCCAAAATATTTGGCAAACCGGGAGTCTTTTACCAACTGGCAGGGGAACAAGCCAGGCTGATCGACGACGTTACCGGGACTTTGCCTCCCTTCGACCAATTTATTGTCCTCGGCCCGGACAATCCCCAGAAAGTTGTAGAAGAAATTCAACGAGAAACCGGACTTGCGGCGGCGATCGTAGACGCTAATGACTTGAAAGCAGTTAAGATATTAGCAGCGACCTCCGATTTATCGGTAACATTCTTAGAGCAAGCCTTGCGAAGCAACCCCGCCGGGAATGCTGACGAGCGAACACCGGTCGTTTTAATTCGACCTCTGCCACAAAAATCTTGA
- a CDS encoding GNAT family N-acetyltransferase gives MTSFPSQNQNQVVIRPFQYRDIEVMEQLCAETAEEPENRKGASCDAVLGRKLQQIRRWYGLLKIFSWFPNPCQFLFRAHVAEEEGSVKGIIQISPFNRTRSTWRIDRIGVDPEARSKGIGSMLLRYCFEAVWEARTWLLEVNVGDKNSLALYRQNGFQPLAQMTYWTIAPERLQEMANSTPDLPNLLPVSNADAQLLYQLDTASMPPLVRQVFDRHIQDFKTSFFGALVEGVRQWLGKTEVVSGYVFEPQRKAAIGYFQVQLSRNGHQPHVAQLTVHPAYTWLYPELLSQMARLVQDFPVQSLQLVSADYQPEREAYLEQFGAVRVEHSLLMSRSVWHKLRESKLVSLEGLQLSEMLQSFQPTRKPVPGRMSWLGPMAGEASAGPASSEIKPLLADSGNSQTNQVNPSGGQNSESAATDGSSILPLNLPELPLDGGWPGELNS, from the coding sequence ATGACTTCATTTCCCTCCCAAAACCAAAACCAGGTTGTGATTCGCCCGTTTCAGTATCGCGACATCGAGGTGATGGAACAACTGTGCGCGGAAACAGCCGAAGAGCCAGAAAACCGCAAGGGCGCAAGCTGCGACGCGGTACTAGGTAGAAAGTTGCAGCAGATTCGCCGCTGGTACGGACTGCTAAAGATTTTTAGCTGGTTTCCCAACCCTTGTCAGTTTCTGTTCCGGGCCCACGTTGCCGAAGAAGAGGGGAGCGTTAAGGGCATAATTCAGATTTCTCCTTTCAACCGCACCCGCAGCACTTGGCGGATCGATCGCATAGGAGTAGACCCGGAAGCCCGCAGCAAAGGAATTGGTTCCATGCTGCTGCGGTACTGCTTTGAGGCAGTCTGGGAGGCGCGGACGTGGCTGTTGGAAGTGAATGTCGGCGACAAAAATTCCTTGGCTTTGTACCGGCAAAACGGGTTTCAGCCTTTGGCCCAGATGACTTACTGGACGATCGCCCCAGAACGCCTGCAAGAAATGGCAAACTCAACCCCAGATTTGCCCAACCTGCTGCCGGTCAGCAACGCAGACGCTCAGTTGCTCTACCAACTGGATACCGCGTCTATGCCGCCCCTAGTGCGCCAAGTATTCGATCGCCACATTCAAGATTTCAAAACCAGTTTTTTCGGCGCTTTAGTCGAAGGTGTCAGACAGTGGCTGGGCAAAACAGAGGTAGTCAGCGGCTACGTGTTTGAACCGCAGCGCAAAGCCGCGATCGGCTATTTTCAGGTGCAGCTATCCCGCAACGGCCACCAACCGCACGTCGCCCAGTTGACTGTACACCCGGCCTACACTTGGCTTTACCCAGAACTGCTGTCCCAGATGGCGCGCCTGGTTCAAGATTTCCCGGTTCAAAGCCTGCAACTGGTTTCCGCTGACTATCAGCCGGAACGGGAAGCTTATTTAGAGCAATTTGGAGCAGTGCGCGTGGAACACAGTTTGCTGATGTCTCGATCGGTGTGGCACAAATTGCGCGAGTCCAAGTTGGTCTCTCTCGAAGGACTCCAGCTATCTGAAATGCTGCAAAGCTTCCAGCCAACTCGCAAACCCGTACCGGGCCGGATGTCCTGGCTCGGCCCGATGGCTGGGGAAGCATCAGCAGGGCCCGCATCCTCCGAGATAAAACCCCTCTTGGCTGACTCAGGAAACAGCCAGACGAATCAAGTTAACCCCTCGGGCGGCCAAAATTCCGAATCAGCAGCAACTGATGGCAGCAGCATTTTGCCTTTAAATCTGCCAGAGTTGCCTCTTGACGGTGGCTGGCCCGGAGAACTCAATTCTTAA
- the ruvX gene encoding Holliday junction resolvase RuvX: MSNSKLWISALGLDIGLKRVGIAGCDGTGLIATGITTLVRSSFDRDVAYLRELVRERRVQILVAGLPYSLSGELGAQARQVQKYANRIARALEIPLEYVDERLTSVEAEELMKTQGISPSQNKGAIDRKAAALILQQWLDERRQNISALPNP; the protein is encoded by the coding sequence ATGTCCAACAGTAAATTATGGATTTCAGCACTGGGATTAGATATCGGCCTCAAACGAGTGGGCATCGCCGGGTGTGACGGCACGGGTTTAATAGCTACGGGCATTACAACACTGGTACGATCGTCCTTCGATCGAGACGTAGCTTATCTCCGAGAGCTCGTCCGAGAGCGGAGAGTGCAAATTTTGGTTGCAGGCTTGCCCTACTCCCTGAGCGGAGAATTGGGCGCTCAAGCCCGACAGGTGCAGAAATATGCCAATCGCATCGCCAGAGCCTTAGAGATCCCCCTAGAATACGTGGACGAGCGCCTGACTTCGGTTGAGGCAGAGGAATTGATGAAAACACAAGGGATTTCGCCGTCGCAAAATAAGGGTGCGATCGATCGCAAAGCAGCGGCCCTGATTTTGCAGCAGTGGCTAGACGAGCGGAGGCAAAATATCTCCGCCCTTCCCAATCCTTGA
- a CDS encoding DUF3727 domain-containing protein: MSSSPYRKKENGNSNEESVTLTDEVGRSLTCNIEYSMNLEGQEYALLLPIDSPVEIFTWQGDDTDEAAIPVEDETEIDKIFDTAKVVLQEQNLTLRRTAVTLTVVGELPEFPEEDMASDADPDEESEFEELMWLTSFYHEEQEYAIYTPLDPFFILARMNDDGKPELLSEEEFQRLEPMLPMLEDQFFDELD, encoded by the coding sequence ATGTCCTCATCCCCATACCGCAAAAAAGAGAATGGCAATTCCAACGAAGAGTCCGTCACCCTGACGGATGAAGTTGGGCGATCGCTGACTTGCAACATAGAATATTCTATGAACCTAGAAGGTCAAGAATACGCTTTGCTGCTTCCGATTGACTCACCCGTAGAAATTTTTACCTGGCAGGGAGACGATACCGACGAAGCCGCAATTCCTGTAGAAGACGAGACCGAAATTGACAAAATTTTTGATACAGCTAAAGTTGTCCTGCAAGAGCAGAACTTGACACTCCGGCGCACGGCGGTGACGCTGACTGTCGTTGGCGAATTGCCGGAATTTCCCGAAGAGGATATGGCATCCGATGCCGATCCGGATGAGGAGTCGGAGTTCGAGGAACTGATGTGGCTGACCAGTTTCTACCACGAAGAACAGGAATATGCGATTTATACGCCTCTAGACCCGTTCTTTATCTTGGCGAGAATGAATGATGACGGCAAGCCAGAATTGCTCTCAGAAGAAGAGTTCCAAAGGCTGGAACCAATGTTGCCTATGCTGGAAGACCAGTTCTTTGACGAGCTTGATTAG
- the mltG gene encoding endolytic transglycosylase MltG produces the protein MNKEQMTKGSARESRKGTPQVSKWLFYLALLPAIWGVCAWQGWAWWSWASAPPKIPSSSGNPAEDAAVSIQIPEGTPSQKIGRDLEAAGLIRSSSAWNMWARWLTLQNREGGFQAGTYQLSPTQPLSAIADKIWKGEVVQQSFTIPEGWSLQQMSAYFEAQGFFPAKEFMAAASQIPYAQYPWLPSGLPHLEGFLYPDTYQLDGDRITPQAAIAQMLTRFEQTALPVYQKNQNNTKLSLKEWVTLASIVEKEAVVASERNRISGVFNNRLKKGMPLGSDPTVEYALGIRQTKEKPLTFKQVETPSPYNTYINVGLPPTPIASPGIASLEATLTPENTEYLYFMARYDGTHIFSRTQAEHDAAIAKVDQQLRSTP, from the coding sequence ATGAATAAAGAACAAATGACAAAAGGCAGCGCGCGCGAGAGCCGAAAAGGTACTCCGCAAGTCTCTAAATGGTTGTTTTATCTGGCATTGCTGCCGGCAATTTGGGGGGTTTGCGCTTGGCAGGGCTGGGCTTGGTGGAGCTGGGCTTCGGCGCCGCCTAAAATCCCATCCTCATCGGGGAATCCGGCAGAGGATGCTGCTGTTTCGATCCAAATCCCGGAGGGTACTCCCAGTCAAAAAATCGGCCGGGATTTAGAGGCAGCGGGGTTGATTCGATCGAGCTCGGCATGGAATATGTGGGCCCGCTGGCTGACTCTGCAAAACCGCGAGGGAGGTTTTCAAGCGGGAACTTACCAACTGTCGCCTACTCAGCCTCTGAGTGCAATTGCTGACAAAATTTGGAAGGGCGAAGTCGTACAGCAGAGTTTCACGATTCCAGAAGGGTGGTCGCTGCAACAAATGAGCGCTTATTTTGAAGCGCAAGGTTTTTTCCCGGCTAAGGAGTTTATGGCGGCCGCGAGTCAAATTCCTTACGCTCAATACCCTTGGCTGCCTAGCGGATTGCCTCATTTGGAAGGGTTTTTGTACCCGGATACTTATCAGCTAGACGGCGATAGAATTACTCCTCAAGCTGCGATCGCACAAATGCTCACCCGTTTTGAGCAGACAGCTTTGCCGGTATATCAAAAAAATCAGAATAATACGAAGCTCTCTCTCAAAGAATGGGTGACTTTGGCGAGTATTGTAGAAAAAGAAGCTGTGGTTGCTTCGGAGCGGAACCGTATTTCTGGGGTATTCAACAACCGTCTGAAAAAGGGTATGCCCTTGGGTTCTGACCCGACGGTTGAATACGCCCTCGGCATTAGGCAAACTAAGGAGAAGCCTTTGACTTTCAAGCAGGTGGAAACGCCTTCTCCTTACAATACTTATATCAATGTAGGGCTACCCCCAACTCCGATCGCATCTCCGGGAATAGCAAGTCTGGAAGCGACTCTGACTCCGGAAAATACAGAATACCTGTATTTTATGGCTCGTTACGACGGCACTCACATTTTTAGCCGCACGCAGGCGGAACACGATGCTGCGATTGCTAAAGTTGACCAGCAGTTGCGATCGACTCCATAG
- a CDS encoding YqeG family HAD IIIA-type phosphatase, whose protein sequence is MTWGKLLQPDLVLGNSVVNLTADILQKYQIKGLVLDVDETLVPITAMNASPELSLWVQEIKPVVSLWLASNNLSQNRIGRIAESLNLPYITGAAKPSRRKLRTAVTAMNLPVEQVAMVGDRLFTDVLAGNRLGMFTILVEPMVDAGYALRKYPVRSFEVWVSQALGASLKIKD, encoded by the coding sequence ATGACTTGGGGTAAACTACTACAGCCTGACTTAGTTCTAGGCAATTCGGTCGTGAATTTAACGGCGGATATTCTGCAAAAATATCAGATTAAAGGATTAGTTTTGGATGTGGACGAAACTCTCGTTCCCATTACGGCAATGAATGCTTCTCCTGAACTCAGCTTGTGGGTGCAAGAAATTAAACCCGTGGTATCGCTATGGTTGGCAAGCAATAATTTAAGTCAAAATCGGATCGGTCGAATTGCTGAGTCTTTGAATCTACCTTACATTACGGGTGCTGCTAAACCGTCCCGCCGTAAGTTGCGAACTGCAGTGACGGCGATGAATTTGCCGGTGGAACAGGTGGCTATGGTGGGCGATCGACTTTTTACTGATGTTTTGGCCGGCAATCGTTTGGGTATGTTCACTATTTTAGTAGAACCAATGGTTGATGCGGGGTATGCGCTTCGGAAGTATCCGGTGCGCTCTTTTGAAGTTTGGGTTTCTCAAGCTTTGGGGGCTTCTCTGAAAATTAAAGATTAG
- a CDS encoding CPBP family intramembrane glutamic endopeptidase: MTLKRVILGILTAIAIALVGLSLLASWNQPQIQSRLELYQTNLLLHASEWQGENDRSANLSSARNNIVGADPLNTALTQYQEARDSTRKTLETTQSQFKGIQSAIASKSADNTLNLPQNKALSESIDRQSVLLNELDLRLGILQVSSGKTEAALQTWKNLVERYKTKIDDDSSVVTAQVLTGIWSNPAQLLPDAEPRIQKSLDGWFRYRALAQLYKLQERSQELAALQAAEQVTAQQAVEKLAIIVGVPAIALCIGTVLLVGLTVQWLLQRQQLDTAGSGPVLARNASLTWDVPWDGEIVWQVLVVGFFFVGQILIPYLLLPVSLAVLKLNPATFDPRDKAFYIFATYLLLSAGGLSVLYFSVKSFLPLPEGWFRINWRGKWFLWGFGGYFVALPLVVLVSLINQQFWQGQGGSNPILPIVLEGRDNVALAVFFGTAAIAAPVFEEIVFRGFLLPSLTRYLPVWGAIAASALLFAVAHLSVSEILPLATLGAVLGFVYTRSRNLLAPMLLHSLWNSGTLLSLFLLGGGAS, encoded by the coding sequence ATGACACTGAAGCGGGTGATTTTAGGTATTTTAACGGCGATCGCGATCGCCCTGGTCGGTTTATCTTTACTTGCTAGTTGGAATCAGCCGCAAATTCAAAGCCGACTGGAACTCTACCAGACAAATTTGCTGCTGCACGCCTCGGAGTGGCAAGGAGAAAATGATCGGAGTGCTAATTTAAGTTCGGCGCGCAACAATATTGTCGGTGCAGATCCTTTAAATACGGCTTTGACGCAATATCAAGAAGCGCGAGACTCGACTCGCAAAACTCTGGAAACAACTCAATCACAATTTAAAGGAATTCAGTCTGCCATCGCCTCCAAGTCGGCTGATAATACTCTGAATTTACCTCAAAACAAGGCTTTGTCAGAGTCGATCGATCGACAGTCTGTGCTGCTAAACGAACTTGACTTGCGATTGGGAATTTTGCAGGTAAGCAGCGGCAAAACTGAGGCGGCTCTCCAAACTTGGAAAAATTTAGTTGAGCGCTACAAAACTAAAATTGATGACGATTCTTCGGTGGTAACTGCTCAAGTTTTAACGGGAATTTGGAGCAATCCGGCTCAACTGCTGCCGGATGCCGAGCCGCGGATTCAAAAGTCTTTGGATGGCTGGTTTCGCTATCGCGCTCTCGCTCAACTGTACAAGCTGCAAGAACGTTCTCAAGAGCTGGCGGCGCTGCAAGCAGCAGAGCAAGTAACGGCCCAGCAAGCTGTAGAAAAGTTGGCAATTATAGTTGGCGTTCCGGCGATCGCACTTTGTATTGGCACGGTTTTGCTGGTTGGTTTGACCGTGCAGTGGCTGTTGCAGCGGCAGCAGTTAGATACAGCAGGTTCCGGCCCGGTGTTGGCGCGAAATGCGAGCTTGACTTGGGATGTGCCTTGGGACGGCGAGATTGTTTGGCAGGTGCTTGTGGTCGGCTTTTTCTTTGTCGGGCAAATCTTGATTCCCTATTTGTTGCTGCCAGTTTCTCTGGCTGTTTTAAAACTCAATCCTGCTACTTTTGACCCGCGCGACAAGGCTTTTTATATCTTTGCTACTTATTTGTTGCTGTCGGCTGGGGGGCTTTCGGTACTGTATTTTTCAGTCAAGTCTTTTTTGCCTTTGCCGGAAGGTTGGTTTCGGATTAATTGGCGGGGAAAGTGGTTTTTGTGGGGATTTGGCGGCTATTTTGTGGCTTTGCCTTTGGTAGTTTTGGTGTCGCTGATCAATCAGCAATTCTGGCAGGGACAAGGCGGCAGTAATCCGATTTTGCCGATCGTTCTCGAAGGTAGGGACAACGTGGCTTTGGCGGTGTTTTTCGGCACTGCTGCGATCGCCGCTCCGGTTTTTGAGGAAATCGTGTTTCGGGGCTTTCTGCTGCCTTCTCTGACTCGCTATTTGCCTGTTTGGGGGGCGATCGCAGCTTCTGCTTTATTGTTTGCTGTGGCTCACTTGAGTGTCTCTGAGATTCTGCCTTTGGCGACTTTGGGTGCGGTTTTGGGGTTTGTGTACACCCGATCGCGCAATCTCCTTGCTCCTATGCTTCTCCACAGTCTTTGGAACAGCGGTACTCTCCTGAGTCTGTTTCTTTTGGGCGGTGGCGCCAGTTAA
- a CDS encoding histidine phosphatase family protein — protein sequence MTRIILVRHGKSTYNQERRIQGRLDKSILTEAGRSAALQVGDTLSSIAFDAAYTSPLQRAKETAEIILSRLTNPPQLQPTDNLMEIDLPLWEGMLRQDAIDKFPEAYQQWQKQPEKFSMKLPSADGEIEHFPVLAIFANARHFWQELLSRHQDGTILVVGHNGINRALIATASEITPDYYQSIQQSNCGISVINFGTSLVTNDELGEQKKKVAVQLESVNLTSHTGEIFPKPRDGHQGPRLLLVRHGETDWNKAGKFQGQIDVPLNDNGREQSRRAAEFLKDVKLDFAISSSMLRPKETAEIILQYHGGLQLELRDELREISHGLWEGKFESEIEQSYPGLLEEWKTSPEKVQMPEGENLQQVWQRAIASWREIVQSVSGTGIVVAHDAINKAILCHLFGLEPEHFWKFKQGNGAVSVIDYPHGPDGLPVLQAMNVTTHLSGGVFDQTAAGAL from the coding sequence ATGACTCGCATTATCTTAGTCCGTCACGGCAAAAGCACCTACAATCAAGAACGCCGCATCCAAGGCCGCCTGGATAAATCGATTTTGACAGAAGCAGGCCGCAGCGCCGCCCTGCAAGTAGGCGACACACTCAGCAGTATCGCCTTTGATGCCGCCTATACCAGTCCCCTGCAACGAGCCAAAGAAACAGCGGAAATCATCCTGTCGCGCTTGACAAATCCGCCACAACTCCAGCCAACTGATAATTTGATGGAAATCGATTTGCCTCTGTGGGAAGGAATGTTGCGCCAAGATGCGATCGACAAATTCCCCGAAGCATATCAGCAATGGCAAAAACAGCCCGAAAAATTTTCCATGAAACTGCCATCTGCTGACGGAGAAATCGAACACTTTCCCGTATTGGCAATTTTTGCTAACGCCCGTCATTTTTGGCAAGAACTTTTATCGCGCCACCAAGACGGCACAATTCTAGTAGTAGGTCACAACGGAATCAACCGCGCTCTCATCGCCACCGCGTCGGAAATTACCCCGGATTACTATCAATCTATTCAACAGTCAAATTGCGGAATTAGCGTCATTAATTTTGGAACTTCCCTTGTTACCAACGACGAACTCGGAGAACAAAAAAAGAAAGTTGCAGTTCAATTAGAATCGGTCAATTTAACTTCCCATACCGGGGAAATTTTTCCCAAACCGAGGGACGGACACCAAGGCCCGCGATTGTTGCTGGTGCGTCACGGCGAAACCGACTGGAATAAAGCAGGAAAATTTCAGGGGCAAATAGACGTGCCTCTCAACGATAACGGCCGCGAACAATCCCGGCGGGCTGCAGAATTTCTCAAGGATGTAAAATTAGATTTTGCGATTAGCAGTTCGATGCTGCGCCCCAAAGAAACTGCGGAAATTATTCTCCAATATCACGGCGGTTTGCAACTAGAACTGCGCGACGAGTTGAGAGAAATCAGCCACGGACTTTGGGAAGGCAAGTTTGAATCAGAAATCGAACAATCCTATCCCGGTTTGCTAGAAGAATGGAAAACATCTCCTGAAAAAGTCCAAATGCCCGAAGGAGAGAATTTGCAGCAAGTTTGGCAGAGGGCGATCGCATCTTGGCGAGAAATCGTACAATCTGTTTCTGGTACTGGGATTGTCGTTGCTCACGATGCCATTAACAAAGCAATTCTCTGCCATTTATTCGGTTTGGAACCCGAACATTTCTGGAAATTCAAACAAGGAAACGGGGCGGTTAGCGTGATTGATTATCCCCACGGCCCGGATGGTTTGCCGGTATTACAAGCGATGAATGTCACAACTCATTTGAGCGGCGGCGTTTTTGACCAAACAGCAGCCGGAGCACTGTAA